In the Microscilla marina ATCC 23134 genome, GCATACATACTTCATTTAGGTACTTTCCTTCTCTTTCAAGGAAGATACTACTTCCTTTTTTTAGCAGAATACCGTTGGCATTATCGGTGTTTTGTAAATTCATGACAGTTGTCAAAATTTGTAATATCTATAAAAACAAGTCAAAAAGGTTGAATTTGATTGTGTGGTTTTATCCTTCTGTCAAAGGATAATTAAAACGTTCGATCAAGCGGTAAAATGTCGTGATGTAATAAAAAAATACAAAAAATGTATGCCCAAACACATTTTTGGACATTGGGTAAGTAGTTTTCTTGTGGTAGGGAGTAATATTGAGTGTTTATAACTGCAACTAATAAAAAAGAAAAAACACAAGCAACAGATGGCGACTGTTTTTTGTAGTAATGTACCAAAAAAACTGTTTTCAAAGGTACAGAAGCTTTATTAGGGGTAAAGTATTGGTTACTTCTTAGATGTTGCCATTCAAATTTTGGGTTATTCAAGGGCAGGCCAATTTGCCCAGACCATCAATATATTGTGGATAAAATTAGCATCCACCAAAAAGTGAGGCGTAGTAAAGACATTGCTTATCTAGCATGTGTGGTCTTCAAAAATCTGGATTTTAGAATTATTTCCAGCATCGGGATAAAAAACGATTTAACTTTGTTTAGCTTGATGAATTACTTGGGCTATTTTTAGTAGCTTCTCAATATATTATAAATCACGAAATTACCATAAAGGTTTAATTAACAGTTAGTTACCCTATTGAGAAGTTGCCGGTTTTTGGTGAATATGTTTGTTTGCCAGCTTCTATAAGATTTATGCATATGCATCAACATATCCTTGCAGGCCGTGGTTGCTTCCTATGCCCGAAGCTACAAAGTTCCAGTCATTATCTGCTTTTGTCAATCGTCCAAACTCAATATCAGTATTGATCCTAAACTCTGCGTCCAGGTCATATCTTAGTATTTCTCGTTTGGTATTTACATCTAAAATTCGGATATAAGCTTCATCAAGCAAGCCAAAGTTATGATGTCGCACCTGTGCTTCGTGAATACTTACGGTGATCAATATATCAGTAATATTAGAGTTAATTAAAGGCAAATTGGCAAGAATCATTTCATCGTCATCATCGCCTACCCCAGTGCGATTGTCTCCAGTATGTTGCAATGAGTCATCTGGAGATTTTAAGTTGTTATAAAATACAAAATATTCGTCAGCAAGTAACTTACCATTACCAGTTAACATAAACGCAGAAGCGTCTAAATCCAGGGTGTTGCCCGCTTTTACCTCCCAACCCAACCCAATCATTATTTTATCAAGCCCAGGTTCTTTTTTTGATAAGTTAAACCTGTTTCCTTTTTGCAGTGATATAGCCATTTGTAAAGTCTTTTGATGTAAAAGTGTGAAGTTATTTTTAAAACTATAACAGCATGGTCTTGAATAAAAATGCTGCCTCTAAAGTA is a window encoding:
- a CDS encoding TerD family protein → MAISLQKGNRFNLSKKEPGLDKIMIGLGWEVKAGNTLDLDASAFMLTGNGKLLADEYFVFYNNLKSPDDSLQHTGDNRTGVGDDDDEMILANLPLINSNITDILITVSIHEAQVRHHNFGLLDEAYIRILDVNTKREILRYDLDAEFRINTDIEFGRLTKADNDWNFVASGIGSNHGLQGYVDAYA